One Sediminibacillus dalangtanensis genomic region harbors:
- a CDS encoding PTS fructose transporter subunit IIABC codes for MKITDLLKKDTIILDLKASGKTEVIDELVNKLDEAGRLNDKEEYKKAILDRETQSTTGIGEGIAIPHAKTAAVKTPAIVFGRSSEGIDYEALDGAPSHLFFMIAASEGANQTHLETLSRLSSFLMDKKFRQKLEEASTAEEVIAVVDAKEQDEAAEEETTDGAASSRILAVTGCPTGIAHTYMAADKLKETASEMGVSIKVETNGSGGVKNRLTKEEIEAADAIIVAADTKIETERFRGKPLIQVPVGKAIHQPQELLNKAIEKDAPIYQGDGDAGKDEGQQEEKGRTGFYKHLMNGVSNMLPFVVGGGILIAISFLWGINSADPESTDYNRFAEMLNTIGGGNAFFLMVPVLAGFIASSIADRPGFAPGMVAGLIAISSGVEGADGGSGFLGGLIAGFLAGYITLLVKKAMEVLPAIFDGLKTVLLYPVFSIGITGLIMLLINPPLTTIYTGLSSWLESLGGSNLVLLGLLLGGMMAIDMGGPINKAAYTFGIAMLDADNFSFIAAIMAGGMVPPLSLALATTFFKNKFTKQEREAGKSAYALGAFFITEGAIPFAAADPARVIPSVAIGSAIAGGLTMLFDIGLRAPHGGIVVAGLVEGNPLLYLLAILVGSAVSAVILGFLKKDLTKE; via the coding sequence ATGAAAATCACTGACTTATTGAAAAAAGATACTATAATTTTGGATTTAAAGGCTTCTGGTAAAACAGAAGTTATCGACGAGCTCGTAAACAAGCTCGATGAAGCTGGCCGTTTGAACGATAAAGAGGAATATAAAAAAGCAATCCTCGATCGGGAAACGCAAAGTACGACTGGAATCGGCGAAGGGATTGCCATCCCTCACGCCAAAACGGCTGCTGTAAAAACGCCGGCTATCGTGTTCGGAAGGTCTTCTGAAGGAATTGATTATGAGGCATTGGACGGAGCCCCTTCCCACTTGTTTTTCATGATTGCAGCCTCTGAAGGCGCTAATCAAACACATTTGGAAACCCTGTCACGATTGTCTTCCTTCTTGATGGATAAAAAATTCCGTCAGAAGCTGGAAGAAGCATCCACAGCTGAAGAAGTTATCGCTGTCGTTGATGCAAAAGAACAAGATGAGGCAGCCGAAGAGGAAACGACCGATGGAGCTGCTTCCAGTCGGATATTGGCTGTGACCGGCTGTCCTACAGGGATCGCCCATACTTACATGGCGGCGGATAAACTGAAAGAAACCGCCTCTGAAATGGGCGTCTCGATTAAAGTAGAAACGAATGGTTCCGGCGGAGTAAAAAACCGGTTGACCAAAGAAGAAATCGAAGCTGCCGATGCGATTATTGTCGCAGCCGATACAAAAATCGAAACCGAACGATTTCGCGGAAAACCTTTGATCCAAGTCCCTGTAGGCAAGGCGATCCATCAACCGCAGGAACTGTTGAATAAAGCGATTGAAAAAGATGCACCGATTTACCAAGGCGATGGAGACGCAGGTAAGGATGAAGGACAACAGGAAGAAAAAGGACGTACCGGCTTTTATAAACATTTGATGAATGGTGTTTCCAACATGCTTCCATTCGTTGTCGGCGGCGGTATCCTGATTGCCATTTCTTTTTTGTGGGGCATCAATTCAGCCGATCCGGAAAGTACCGATTATAATCGGTTTGCCGAAATGCTTAATACAATAGGCGGCGGAAATGCCTTCTTCCTGATGGTTCCCGTCCTAGCCGGATTTATTGCTTCCAGTATCGCTGACCGCCCTGGTTTTGCACCAGGTATGGTTGCTGGTTTGATTGCCATCTCTTCCGGTGTGGAAGGTGCAGATGGCGGTTCCGGGTTCCTTGGCGGTTTGATTGCAGGTTTCCTTGCCGGGTATATCACCCTGCTAGTAAAAAAAGCGATGGAAGTATTGCCGGCTATCTTTGATGGATTAAAGACTGTATTGCTATATCCCGTCTTCTCAATTGGCATTACCGGATTGATTATGCTGTTGATCAACCCACCATTGACGACGATTTATACTGGATTATCCAGCTGGCTGGAAAGCCTCGGCGGTTCTAATCTAGTCTTACTCGGATTGCTGTTGGGAGGCATGATGGCGATTGATATGGGCGGACCGATCAACAAAGCTGCCTATACATTCGGTATTGCCATGCTCGACGCTGATAACTTTTCGTTTATCGCGGCCATTATGGCGGGTGGAATGGTGCCACCTCTGTCACTGGCACTAGCTACGACCTTTTTCAAAAACAAGTTTACCAAACAGGAACGTGAAGCAGGTAAATCCGCCTATGCCCTTGGTGCATTCTTTATCACGGAAGGTGCTATTCCGTTCGCAGCAGCCGACCCGGCCAGAGTCATCCCATCAGTTGCCATCGGTTCCGCCATCGCAGGCGGACTGACCATGCTGTTCGATATTGGACTAAGAGCCCCCCATGGTGGTATTGTAGTAGCTGGGCTTGTGGAAGGAAATCCACTACTGTACTTACTGGCAATCCTTGTCGGTTCTGCTGTGAGTGCTGTCATTCTTGGATTCTTGAAAAAAGACCTGACAAAAGAGTAA
- a CDS encoding phosphocarrier protein HPr, giving the protein MVEQTMTITDETGVHARPATVLVNKAGNFESDINLEYNGKSVNLKSIMGVMSLGIPKDAEIKVTADGSDEEEALQTIVDTIKNEGLGE; this is encoded by the coding sequence ATGGTAGAACAAACAATGACTATCACAGACGAAACAGGAGTTCACGCACGTCCAGCGACGGTTTTAGTTAATAAAGCTGGTAACTTTGAATCAGACATCAACCTGGAATATAACGGAAAATCCGTCAATCTTAAATCGATTATGGGCGTAATGTCCCTTGGTATTCCAAAGGATGCTGAAATCAAAGTGACTGCCGACGGTTCTGATGAAGAAGAAGCGTTGCAGACAATTGTCGACACTATTAAAAACGAAGGGCTAGGAGAATAA
- the ptsP gene encoding phosphoenolpyruvate--protein phosphotransferase → MNSIKGIAASSGIAIAKAYKLEVPELTFDKKNIENPEAEIERLDDALSVSKQELEIIKENARKSLGDEHAEIFSAHLLVLSDPEMINPIKDKIKSENVNAEAALDETANMFIDMFKNMDNEYMRERAADIQDVTKRVMAHLLKVTFPDPALIDEEVVIVAEDLTPSDTAQLNKQFVKGFTTNIGGRTSHSAIMARSLEIPAVVGTKNITNTAEKDTLVIVDGIDGEVIVDPDEKQLAAYKQKQADFEEQKQEWAKLKDEPTKTADGEHVELVANIGTPDDVAGVVNNGGEGVGLYRTEFLYMGKSELPTEEEQYEAYKSVLEQMGEKPVVVRTLDIGGDKELSYLDLPKELNPFLGFRAIRLCLERDDIFRTQLRALLRASTSGNLKIMFPMIATLDEFRQAKAILLEEKENLTNAGTEVSDDIEIGIMVEIPSTAVIARQFAKEVDFFSIGTNDLIQYTMAADRMNERVSYLYQPYNPSILNLVNNVIEAAHDEGKWAGMCGEMAGDSIAIPILLGLGLDEFSMSATSILPARTQIKDLSKQELASFKDKLLSMNTAEEVEQFIREKTNQ, encoded by the coding sequence ATGAACAGCATTAAGGGTATTGCAGCATCAAGCGGGATCGCGATCGCCAAAGCATACAAGCTAGAGGTCCCGGAACTTACTTTCGATAAGAAAAATATCGAAAATCCTGAAGCGGAAATCGAGCGCTTAGACGATGCGTTATCCGTATCCAAGCAAGAGCTGGAGATCATTAAGGAAAATGCCAGAAAATCACTCGGCGATGAACATGCTGAGATTTTCTCGGCACACTTGCTTGTACTTAGCGATCCGGAAATGATCAACCCGATCAAGGATAAAATCAAATCAGAGAACGTCAATGCAGAAGCAGCATTGGATGAAACGGCAAACATGTTTATCGATATGTTCAAAAACATGGACAATGAGTACATGAGAGAGCGCGCTGCTGATATCCAAGATGTCACCAAACGTGTCATGGCTCACCTGCTGAAAGTGACCTTCCCCGATCCAGCATTGATCGATGAGGAAGTTGTCATTGTAGCAGAAGACTTGACTCCTTCTGACACTGCGCAGCTGAACAAACAGTTTGTCAAGGGATTCACCACCAATATCGGTGGAAGAACTTCCCATTCAGCCATCATGGCCCGATCATTGGAAATTCCGGCTGTAGTGGGCACGAAGAACATTACCAATACGGCGGAAAAAGACACGTTGGTAATCGTCGATGGCATCGACGGCGAAGTCATCGTCGATCCGGACGAAAAGCAGCTTGCAGCCTATAAACAGAAACAGGCAGACTTTGAAGAACAAAAACAAGAGTGGGCCAAACTAAAAGACGAACCGACCAAAACCGCTGATGGCGAACATGTAGAGTTGGTAGCCAATATTGGTACTCCTGATGATGTGGCCGGCGTAGTCAATAACGGCGGCGAAGGTGTAGGCCTTTACCGTACTGAGTTCCTTTACATGGGCAAAAGCGAACTTCCTACTGAAGAAGAACAGTATGAAGCCTATAAATCCGTGTTGGAACAAATGGGAGAAAAGCCGGTAGTTGTCCGTACACTCGACATCGGCGGAGATAAAGAGCTTTCTTATTTGGATTTGCCGAAAGAGTTGAATCCTTTCTTAGGATTCCGCGCCATCCGTCTTTGTCTGGAACGGGATGATATTTTCCGTACTCAACTGCGCGCATTATTGCGGGCAAGTACTTCCGGCAACCTGAAAATCATGTTCCCGATGATTGCTACGCTGGACGAATTCCGTCAGGCAAAAGCGATTCTATTGGAAGAAAAAGAGAACTTGACGAACGCCGGTACAGAAGTTTCTGATGATATCGAAATCGGTATTATGGTAGAAATTCCATCAACTGCAGTCATTGCACGCCAATTCGCTAAAGAAGTTGACTTTTTCAGCATTGGTACAAACGACTTGATTCAATATACGATGGCGGCAGACCGGATGAACGAAAGGGTTTCTTACTTGTACCAGCCGTACAACCCTTCGATCCTGAATCTTGTCAACAACGTTATTGAAGCTGCCCACGATGAAGGTAAATGGGCAGGAATGTGCGGGGAAATGGCCGGCGATTCAATCGCTATTCCAATCTTACTTGGACTTGGTCTCGACGAATTCAGCATGAGTGCGACATCGATTCTTCCTGCCAGGACGCAAATCAAAGATTTATCCAAGCAAGAACTCGCCTCCTTCAAGGACAAGCTGTTATCGATGAATACAGCAGAAGAAGTCGAACAGTTCATTCGCGAGAAAACAAATCAGTAA
- a CDS encoding iron ABC transporter permease — MNDAFLNKWLKTALTFGGGAVLLVFLMFLHINQGSVDLSWRVVWDALVVPEDIIEHHTVRYLRLPRAVMGILAGGSLAVSGVILQTITKNPLASASTLGIHSGTYFAVVISAIFLPASLPLQGLFAAFFGGLFTALLVYGLAGGASANPVRMVLAGMVVTIMFSSSTSVLQIFYENETAGLFLWGAGTLVQNDWSGVQFSMPLILAGMLVTFLLAKQLDIFRMGEDVAASLGQQVGRIRMIALLAAVLLTAVTVSVVGPIGFVGLIAPHLIKLLGFRNHFALVTASFIWGANVLLGADVFARWVDPSFSELPVGAITALIGAPWLIWLVLRNRSRQYGEKNTAMIAGNVRLPFQGGWFIVILVMLLVFAIVVGAATGNSGIQLTQSFSAVFDGGQEFLRNMIFQLRLPRLLVAALSGGLLAVSGFVFQGVLRNPLADPSVIGITSGAGVGALLVIFSAFSATFIPLGAFLGALAAFLVVMGLSYRANFQPSLLALLGIGVSAFGSAIIQIVVVQADMAVASALTWLSGSTYAKSWEALLYYLLGPMLVLVPVLYLQIRNLNVLSLGDETAKGLGMKVSRTRFYMALVASLLAAASVSAVGTISFVGLLAPHAARILLGSGHKHLLPASALIGAILLVIADILSRTLLVPKEIPSGILVALIGAPYFLWLMYRSSHVKKA; from the coding sequence ATGAATGATGCTTTTTTGAATAAATGGCTGAAAACGGCTCTAACTTTTGGAGGAGGGGCCGTGCTTCTCGTTTTCTTGATGTTTTTACATATCAATCAAGGCAGTGTCGACTTGTCCTGGCGGGTGGTATGGGATGCATTAGTGGTACCAGAAGATATCATCGAGCATCATACTGTGCGTTATTTGCGTCTGCCGAGGGCAGTGATGGGGATTTTGGCTGGCGGATCCCTGGCTGTTTCCGGCGTGATTTTACAAACGATCACCAAAAATCCGCTTGCGTCTGCCAGTACACTTGGAATTCATTCGGGTACATACTTTGCGGTGGTAATAAGTGCAATCTTTCTTCCTGCTTCCCTGCCTTTACAAGGATTATTCGCTGCCTTCTTTGGAGGACTTTTCACAGCCTTACTTGTTTATGGACTGGCAGGTGGGGCTTCGGCCAATCCGGTCAGAATGGTTTTAGCAGGTATGGTTGTAACCATCATGTTTTCATCGTCTACCTCTGTCCTGCAAATATTTTACGAAAACGAGACAGCTGGTTTGTTTTTATGGGGAGCTGGAACACTTGTGCAAAATGACTGGAGCGGTGTGCAGTTTTCCATGCCCTTGATTTTGGCTGGTATGCTCGTAACGTTTCTTCTTGCAAAACAGCTAGACATTTTCCGTATGGGGGAGGATGTAGCAGCGTCTCTCGGACAGCAGGTAGGACGTATCCGCATGATCGCTTTGTTAGCTGCAGTCCTGCTCACTGCTGTTACGGTAAGTGTGGTAGGGCCAATCGGGTTCGTCGGACTGATTGCTCCCCATTTGATCAAATTGCTCGGTTTTCGCAATCACTTTGCCTTGGTGACTGCTTCGTTTATCTGGGGGGCAAATGTGCTTCTTGGAGCGGATGTTTTCGCGAGATGGGTCGATCCTTCGTTTTCCGAGCTTCCCGTTGGCGCAATTACGGCACTGATCGGGGCACCATGGCTGATATGGCTTGTACTGAGAAACAGAAGCAGACAATATGGAGAAAAAAATACCGCTATGATTGCTGGTAATGTCCGACTCCCTTTCCAGGGCGGTTGGTTCATCGTGATATTGGTTATGTTACTTGTTTTCGCTATTGTTGTCGGTGCAGCAACAGGGAATAGTGGCATTCAGCTTACACAAAGCTTCTCAGCTGTTTTTGACGGCGGTCAGGAGTTTCTTCGCAATATGATTTTTCAATTGCGGCTGCCCCGGCTGCTTGTTGCCGCCCTAAGCGGAGGACTGCTCGCTGTCAGTGGATTTGTATTTCAAGGAGTGCTCCGCAATCCCTTGGCCGATCCTTCGGTGATCGGGATTACTTCTGGTGCAGGAGTAGGAGCCTTGCTGGTCATCTTTTCTGCCTTCTCCGCTACGTTTATTCCGTTGGGAGCCTTCCTTGGCGCATTAGCTGCTTTTCTGGTTGTAATGGGTTTATCCTACCGGGCCAATTTCCAGCCTTCCCTGTTGGCACTACTGGGTATTGGTGTCTCTGCTTTTGGTTCCGCGATCATTCAGATTGTTGTTGTACAGGCCGATATGGCTGTGGCATCAGCTCTGACATGGCTGTCTGGCAGTACGTATGCAAAAAGCTGGGAGGCGCTTCTGTACTATTTACTCGGTCCGATGCTTGTGCTGGTTCCGGTTTTATATTTGCAAATAAGGAATTTGAATGTTCTGTCGCTTGGAGATGAAACAGCGAAAGGGTTGGGAATGAAAGTTTCCAGGACGCGTTTTTATATGGCGTTGGTAGCTTCCCTCCTTGCCGCTGCAAGTGTCTCAGCCGTCGGAACCATCAGCTTTGTCGGCTTGTTGGCACCGCATGCGGCACGGATTCTGCTTGGTTCCGGGCACAAACACTTACTGCCTGCTTCAGCGCTGATAGGAGCTATTTTATTGGTGATTGCCGATATTCTGAGCAGGACGTTATTGGTACCAAAAGAAATCCCATCAGGTATTCTGGTCGCCTTGATTGGCGCTCCTTACTTTTTATGGTTGATGTACCGGTCCTCTCACGTGAAAAAAGCTTAG
- a CDS encoding ABC transporter substrate-binding protein: protein MKKWYLLIIIIIQAGLLAACGNDADQDEQAGQEDDSSGSEAVTIEDAYGEQTFDQTPERVVVLEWVYAEDLLALGIQPVGMADMEGYHNWVNIEPELGKDVQDVGTRQEPSLEAIAELNPDLIITAGYRHEAIMDSLKEIAPTLAYNPYPAEGEGNQYEEMTATFQELAKLFGKQDKADQVLSDLNSTYQQAEQEIADAGMDDKPFVLSQAYSSDNSPVIRLFKDNAMAVQIMENIGLENAYQSDGFQVYGYDETSVETLQNFQDARFFYIVQENDNIFDDQLKGNPAWENLQFVEQDETYRLPGDTWTFGGPLSAEVFAEQIKEALIE from the coding sequence ATGAAGAAGTGGTATTTACTTATCATCATCATAATACAGGCTGGTTTGCTTGCTGCCTGTGGAAACGACGCTGATCAGGACGAACAAGCCGGTCAAGAAGATGATTCCTCAGGTAGTGAGGCTGTTACGATAGAGGATGCATATGGCGAGCAGACCTTTGACCAGACACCGGAACGTGTTGTGGTGCTGGAGTGGGTTTACGCAGAAGATTTATTGGCTCTCGGTATTCAGCCGGTCGGCATGGCTGACATGGAAGGATATCATAACTGGGTAAACATCGAACCAGAGCTAGGAAAGGATGTCCAGGATGTCGGGACGAGACAGGAGCCTAGTTTGGAAGCGATTGCCGAGTTGAATCCAGATTTGATTATTACAGCGGGTTATCGTCATGAGGCGATAATGGACAGCCTGAAAGAAATTGCGCCGACACTGGCATACAATCCGTACCCAGCGGAAGGGGAGGGGAATCAGTATGAGGAAATGACTGCGACCTTCCAGGAATTGGCTAAACTGTTCGGAAAACAGGACAAGGCAGACCAAGTTTTAAGTGATTTGAATTCTACTTACCAACAGGCGGAACAGGAAATAGCCGACGCTGGAATGGATGACAAGCCGTTTGTTTTATCCCAGGCTTACAGTTCGGACAACAGTCCGGTAATCCGTTTGTTCAAGGATAACGCAATGGCAGTCCAAATCATGGAAAACATCGGTTTGGAAAACGCCTACCAATCAGATGGTTTCCAAGTCTATGGATATGACGAAACAAGTGTCGAAACCTTGCAAAACTTTCAGGACGCCCGCTTTTTTTACATCGTTCAGGAAAATGATAATATTTTTGACGACCAGCTGAAAGGGAATCCTGCTTGGGAAAATCTCCAATTTGTCGAGCAGGACGAAACCTATCGGCTGCCTGGGGATACGTGGACATTCGGCGGCCCGTTGTCAGCAGAAGTGTTTGCGGAACAAATCAAAGAAGCACTTATCGAGTAG
- the rpiA gene encoding ribose-5-phosphate isomerase RpiA: MLYDVEEKKRRAGEKAVEYIEDGMTIGLGSGSTVYWMIKKLGERIKQGLEVKGVPSSLRTEAWAREFGIPLVYFSEVNRLDLAIDGADEVDPDFQLIKGGGGSLLREKLVADAAKKLIIIVDESKQVQKLGRFPLPVEIVRFGWESTARKLSSFGCNPMLRKTEDGEVFVTNNDNYIVDCVFDAITDPEGLHRELKLLLGVVETGLFLKRTDKVIVGRKRGVDILER; this comes from the coding sequence ATGTTGTATGACGTGGAGGAGAAAAAGAGAAGAGCCGGGGAGAAAGCAGTCGAGTACATAGAAGACGGTATGACGATCGGCCTGGGGTCTGGCTCTACCGTCTATTGGATGATAAAAAAACTGGGAGAACGAATCAAACAGGGGCTTGAAGTGAAGGGTGTTCCTTCCTCTTTGCGGACGGAAGCTTGGGCCCGCGAATTTGGCATTCCTCTGGTTTACTTTTCTGAAGTAAACAGACTTGACTTGGCGATCGATGGTGCTGATGAAGTGGACCCGGATTTTCAGCTAATCAAAGGAGGCGGTGGGTCCCTGCTGAGGGAAAAGTTGGTGGCTGATGCCGCAAAAAAATTGATTATCATTGTCGATGAAAGTAAGCAGGTTCAAAAATTGGGCCGTTTTCCGCTTCCTGTTGAGATCGTCCGTTTCGGGTGGGAAAGCACAGCTAGAAAACTCTCCTCCTTTGGGTGTAATCCTATGCTGAGGAAAACAGAGGACGGTGAGGTGTTTGTAACCAACAATGACAATTATATAGTGGATTGTGTTTTCGATGCTATCACCGATCCAGAAGGATTACACCGGGAACTCAAGCTTTTGTTGGGGGTTGTAGAAACGGGATTGTTTCTCAAGAGGACGGACAAAGTGATTGTCGGTCGGAAAAGAGGGGTAGATATTCTGGAAAGATAG
- a CDS encoding ABC transporter ATP-binding protein: protein MKPNHIFQAEKVVAGYDDKTVIQEISLEIPSKKINVIIGANACGKSTLLKTLARLIKPISGKITLDGKAISKVPPKQLARIVGLLPQSPIVPEGINVADLVGRGRFPHQALFGGWTKKDYEAVAEAMEIMNITKLANQHIDELSGGQRQRVWIAMALAQQTDILFLDEPTTFLDITYQVEILDLLTDLNRKHGTTIVMVLHDINLSARYADHIFALHKGKLVADGDPSRVITSNLIKEIFGLDCTVIKDPISGSPFVVPIGRHHVTYGTGTLN from the coding sequence ATGAAACCGAATCATATCTTTCAAGCAGAAAAGGTAGTCGCTGGTTATGATGATAAAACGGTTATCCAAGAAATAAGCCTGGAGATCCCAAGTAAAAAAATAAATGTGATCATCGGCGCCAATGCCTGTGGAAAGTCTACGCTTCTTAAAACATTGGCAAGGCTGATCAAACCGATATCTGGAAAAATCACGCTTGATGGAAAAGCGATCAGCAAAGTACCACCAAAACAGCTTGCGCGTATTGTAGGTCTTCTTCCACAGTCACCGATTGTCCCTGAAGGAATCAATGTAGCTGATTTGGTTGGACGAGGGAGGTTTCCACATCAAGCCCTGTTCGGGGGGTGGACAAAAAAGGATTACGAGGCAGTTGCCGAAGCGATGGAAATCATGAATATTACCAAGTTAGCCAACCAGCACATTGACGAGCTCTCAGGCGGTCAAAGACAGCGTGTCTGGATAGCGATGGCGCTGGCACAGCAAACTGATATTCTATTTCTCGATGAACCGACTACCTTTTTAGATATCACCTATCAGGTGGAAATTCTTGATCTGCTTACAGACCTTAATCGAAAGCACGGAACCACGATTGTCATGGTGCTTCATGACATAAATTTGTCCGCACGCTATGCCGACCATATTTTTGCTCTGCATAAAGGAAAGCTGGTTGCAGATGGGGATCCTTCCCGAGTAATCACCAGCAATTTGATTAAAGAAATTTTTGGACTGGATTGCACCGTGATAAAAGACCCGATTTCAGGATCACCTTTCGTGGTGCCAATTGGTCGACATCATGTTACGTATGGGACCGGCACTTTAAATTAG
- a CDS encoding FecCD family ABC transporter permease, with product MKNNQSVEFIIAGRRQRRRRWMIVTGSLTALLFVLCWGMLLLGSTVYPIKDVLQVLLGEQIKGVSFAVNNIRLPRMLAGLLAGFAFGIGGNTFQTMLRNPLANPNVIGITTGSSAAAVFCIVILHTSDAFVSMASIIAGLATVLFIYLFSRGNTFSIGRVILVGIGIQAMLNSMISYLLLVGAQQDIPAALRWLSGSLNGSQMHELPPLFVSVLCLAPIIVALGKHLGILELGEQSATSLGVRTDMTRIVLILSSVCIIALATAVTGPIAFVAFLAGPIAKRLVGVGFSSAIPAGLVGANLVLASDLIGQFAFEVRYPVGIITGIIGAPYLIYLLIRMNRKGELS from the coding sequence ATGAAGAATAATCAATCTGTAGAGTTTATCATTGCGGGCAGGCGTCAAAGACGTCGGCGATGGATGATTGTTACTGGATCACTAACAGCACTTCTATTTGTATTATGCTGGGGGATGCTCTTACTGGGAAGCACTGTTTATCCAATAAAGGATGTACTGCAAGTGCTACTAGGAGAACAGATCAAGGGTGTGTCCTTTGCCGTTAATAATATTCGCTTACCGAGAATGCTGGCCGGTCTTCTTGCAGGCTTTGCTTTTGGCATTGGCGGAAATACCTTTCAGACAATGCTGCGTAATCCACTCGCCAATCCTAATGTCATTGGAATCACTACGGGATCGAGCGCGGCAGCCGTTTTTTGCATTGTTATCTTACATACAAGTGATGCGTTTGTTTCGATGGCATCGATTATTGCCGGTCTTGCTACCGTCCTGTTCATTTATCTATTCTCCAGGGGAAACACATTTTCGATAGGACGGGTCATCTTGGTCGGAATTGGTATACAGGCTATGCTTAACTCGATGATATCCTATCTTCTGTTAGTGGGAGCGCAACAAGATATTCCCGCAGCACTCCGATGGCTCAGCGGTAGTCTCAATGGTTCTCAAATGCACGAACTTCCACCGCTTTTCGTCAGTGTTCTGTGCTTGGCGCCTATTATTGTAGCGCTGGGGAAACATCTTGGCATTCTAGAGCTTGGAGAACAATCGGCCACTTCTCTGGGAGTAAGAACGGATATGACCAGAATTGTTCTAATTTTGAGTTCCGTGTGTATCATTGCATTGGCAACGGCCGTCACGGGGCCGATCGCCTTTGTGGCATTTCTTGCTGGACCGATTGCGAAAAGACTCGTAGGTGTTGGGTTTTCGAGCGCGATCCCGGCAGGTCTTGTTGGTGCCAATCTAGTTTTGGCGTCTGATTTGATCGGGCAATTTGCATTTGAGGTCCGATACCCTGTAGGAATCATCACCGGCATCATCGGTGCGCCGTATTTGATTTACTTGCTAATCCGCATGAATCGAAAGGGAGAGTTATCATGA
- a CDS encoding FecCD family ABC transporter permease, whose protein sequence is MNSLPNSQKKGFTSHVPQHFVAVLVICFIMLGVCVVASLVLGSRPVRFDELIDGLFHPSIDSYEANVVRKRVSRTVFSLFCGAALGISGALMQAVTRNPIADPSILGVNTGATLFVVGGIAFLNISTANQYILLALAGAMLTAVFVFGIGSMGRGGATPLKLVLAGAATSAALSSLVTAIMIPRSYVMDQFRFWQVGSVSSTNWGDITTFFPFLIIGILLGIISTTALNALALGDEVARGLGVRTGMLRLIAALAAVLLCGAATALAGPIGFIGLLATHVMRLILGPDMRFIIPMSAISGAIILTISDVCGRLLGSPGELEVGVVTAFIGAPILIILARKAKVRSL, encoded by the coding sequence ATGAATAGTTTACCAAATTCCCAAAAAAAAGGCTTTACCTCACATGTTCCACAGCACTTTGTAGCGGTGCTAGTTATTTGTTTCATCATGTTGGGTGTATGTGTGGTTGCCTCCCTGGTCCTTGGCTCGCGACCAGTAAGATTTGATGAATTGATAGATGGTTTGTTTCATCCGTCTATCGATTCTTACGAGGCAAATGTAGTGCGCAAGAGGGTTTCCCGCACCGTTTTCAGCTTGTTTTGCGGGGCGGCCCTTGGCATTTCCGGAGCACTGATGCAGGCAGTCACCCGTAACCCGATTGCAGATCCGAGTATATTGGGAGTGAATACAGGCGCTACCTTGTTTGTGGTAGGCGGTATTGCATTCCTGAATATTAGCACTGCCAATCAATATATCTTACTTGCTTTAGCCGGGGCTATGCTTACTGCTGTTTTCGTGTTTGGAATCGGTTCGATGGGGAGGGGCGGTGCTACGCCTCTTAAGCTTGTGTTGGCAGGAGCCGCCACAAGCGCAGCCCTTTCCTCGCTGGTAACCGCAATCATGATTCCACGCTCTTATGTTATGGATCAATTCAGGTTTTGGCAAGTGGGAAGCGTCAGCTCGACAAACTGGGGTGATATTACTACGTTCTTCCCGTTTCTGATCATTGGAATACTGTTGGGGATTATTTCTACCACCGCACTCAATGCGTTAGCGTTGGGGGATGAAGTTGCGAGAGGATTGGGCGTGCGAACTGGTATGTTGCGGCTTATTGCTGCTCTGGCTGCAGTTCTTTTGTGCGGGGCTGCAACGGCACTGGCAGGGCCGATCGGTTTTATAGGCTTGCTGGCAACTCATGTCATGCGACTAATTCTGGGGCCGGACATGCGGTTTATTATTCCGATGTCAGCTATTTCTGGGGCCATCATTTTAACCATATCAGATGTATGCGGGAGACTCCTCGGAAGCCCCGGTGAGCTTGAGGTTGGCGTTGTAACAGCTTTTATAGGAGCACCCATATTAATTATCCTTGCCAGAAAGGCGAAAGTGCGTTCATTATGA